GCGACGGCCGAGACAGTAGGCCGGTCAAGACAAAGCCCGTATGATACCCAACCCGTCAACCCCCTGACAGCCGCAAAGCGACCGGGCGTGGCCTTTTGGCGCGAACGCGCCACCCTGCCCCCGCCGCCTTGCCCGAATTCGAGAGTGCTACTCCATGATCAAGCTGCATACCAACCACGGCGTCATCACCCTGGAACTGTTCGAAGACAAGGCCCCGGAAACCGCGGCCAACTTCAAGGAATACGTGAAGAGCGGCCACTACGACGGCACCGTGTTCCACCGCGTGATCAGCAACTTCATGATCCAGGGCGGCGGTTTCGAGCCGGGCATGAAGCAGAAGCCGACCCGCGCGCCGATCAAGAACGAGGCCAACAACGGCGTCTCCAACAAGGTCGGCACCATCGCCATGGCCCGCACCATGGACCCGCACTCGGCCTCCGCGCAATTCTTCATCAACGTCGCCGACAACGGCTTCCTCGACCACACCGCGCCGACCATGCAGGGCTGGGGCTACGCCGTGTTC
This DNA window, taken from Pseudomonas alcaligenes, encodes the following:
- a CDS encoding peptidylprolyl isomerase encodes the protein MIKLHTNHGVITLELFEDKAPETAANFKEYVKSGHYDGTVFHRVISNFMIQGGGFEPGMKQKPTRAPIKNEANNGVSNKVGTIAMARTMDPHSASAQFFINVADNGFLDHTAPTMQGWGYAVFGQVTEGMDVVEKIKGVATTMKSGHQDVPVEDVVIEKAEIVE